One Numida meleagris isolate 19003 breed g44 Domestic line chromosome 6, NumMel1.0, whole genome shotgun sequence genomic region harbors:
- the ANGEL1 gene encoding protein angel homolog 1 isoform X1: MIGTVLCYVLLPAVRLLRALRDAFFTCRKNVLLAKSTSTQIEGIFAATREKLVQEEQEALLQQWLEEGAGSSSASESAPVVGNISATPTSTWLEGSDLLMSSLSDLNSAPEVVWCASQQLTELCALTSSETQDHAVTKLEKLPVEEAVAVVGNAPWAALVTQADHQIAGCATINIEGLNEDPAVLAWSLAGGTEMVPTESPAWPAQDAVQFCPLPAEVPYHEILWRDWEDLSVQPCELELGSKKNPLFEFRVMSYNILAQDLMEQGHGLYLHCHPDILSWDYRLPNILQEIQHWDPDVLCLQEVQENHYREQLEPTFVKMGFACFYKRRTGRKTDGCAVCYKQSRFQLITVSPIEYFRPGVDVLNRDNVGLVLLLQPLLPEGLDVKAVSPLCVANTHVLFNPRRGDIKLAQMALLLAEIDKIAKTAEGHYYPVILCGDLNSVPDSPLYKFIRNGQLSYQGMPAWKVSGQEDLSQQLHSRKLLAPLWPSSLGVTDNCQYVTVCQPKKQGRRKYSRDFLLQFHFCDVACERPPELVFLEGVTDAKPDPPPYWPKHTAPVNDPDLQTLIPRSAGIIQHGLNLTSVYSHFLPQRGRPEVTTMPMGLGTTVDYIFYSAEPVKNGNRGGRRLYRDGVLKLLGRLSLLSEDILLLANGLPNPFCSSDHLCLLASFGLEISSLREGANCSFVSS; the protein is encoded by the exons ATGATCGGCACCGTGCTCTGCTACGTGCTGCTGCCGGCGGTGCGGCTCCTCCGGGCCCTGCGAG atGCTTTCTTTACCTGTCGAAAGAATGTGCTTCTGGCGAAGAGCACGTCCACCCAGATAGAAGGCATCTTTGCTGCAACCAGAGAAAAGTTGGTCCAAGAAGAGCAAgaagccctgctccagcagtggctggaggaaggagcagggagtTCATCAGCCAGTGAGAGTGCTCCAGTAGTGGGAAACATATCAGCTACACCCACCAGCACCTGGTTAGAAGGTTCAGATCTATTGATGAGTAGCCTTAGCGACCTGAATTCGGCTCCAGAAGTCGTGTGGTGTGCCAGTCAGCAGCTCACGGAGCTATGTGCCTTGACTTCTTCAGAAACACAAGATCATGCAGTGACTAAACTGGAAAAATTACCAGTGGAGGAAGCTGTAGCTGTAGTAGGCAATGCACCTTGGGCAGCTCTGGTGACACAGGCAGATCATCAAATAGCTGGCTGTGCCACTATCAATATAGAAGGGCTGAATGAAGACCCAGCGGTACTGGCGTGGAGTTTAGCAGGTGGCACAGAGATGGTGCCGACAGAGTCCCCTGCCTGGCCTGCTCAGGATGCTGTGCAGTTTTGTCCTCTCCCAGCGGAGGTACCCTACCATG AGATATTATGGAGAGACTGGGAGGATCTTTCTGTCCAGCCTTGTGAGCTAGAACTGggctcaaaaaaaaatcctctctttGAATTTCGTGTCATGTCTTACAACATCCTTGCCCAGGACCTGATGGAACAGGGCCACGGTCTTTACCTGCACTGTCATCCAGACATCCTGAGCTGGGACTACCGCcttccaaatattttgcagGAGATCCAACATTGGGATCCTGAT GTTCTGTGTCTACAGGAGGTGCAAGAGAACCATTACAGGGAGCAGCTAGAACCGACGTTTGTGAAGATGG GCTTTGCATGCTTCTATAAACGGAGGACGGGGAGAAAGACTGATGGCTGTGCAGTGTGCTATAAGCAAAGCAGATTCCAGCTAATCACCGTCAGCCCCATCGAGTATTTCCGGCCTGGCGTAGATGTCCTCAATCGGGATAATGTGGGTTTggtgcttctgctgcagcccctgctcccagAGGGTCTTGATGTGAAGGCAGTCAGTCCTTTGTGCGTTGCCAACACGCATGTGTTGTTCAATCCCCGGCGGGGAGATATCAAACTTGCCCAGATGGCCTTGCTCCTAGCAGAGATTGACAAGATTGCAAAAACTGCTGAAGGTCACTACTATCCTGTCATCTTGTGTGGCGACCTGAACTCCGTACCTGACTCTCCACTTTACAAATTCATCCGGAACGGTCAACTTTCCTACCAGGGGATGCCAGCCTGGAAG GTGTCTGGTCAGGAAGACCTTTCCCAACAGCTGCATTCTCGGAAGCTGCTGGCACCGCTGTGGCCAAGCTCACTGGGTGTAACAGACAACTGCCAATATGTTACTGTGTGCCAGCCAAAGAAACAGG GCAGACGTAAGTACAGCCGAGACTTCCTGCTCCAGTTCCATTTTTGCGATGTTGCCTGTGAACGACCACCGGAACTGGTCTTCTTGGAAGGTGTGACAGATGCTAAACCAG ACCCCCCTCCATACTGGCCCAAGCACACTGCTCCGGTGAATGACCCTGATCTCCAGACGCTCATCCCAAG GTCTGCAGGCATTATCCAGCACGGCCTCAACCTGACCTCTGTCTACAGCCATTTCCTGCCGCAGAGGGGACGCCCGGAGGTCACAACCATGCCCATGGGGCTCGGCACCACCGTTGATTATATCTTCTACTCAGCAGAGCCTGTGAAGAATGGAAACAGAGGGG